AATGGCTCCAAACCAAGATAAGATGATGATGACAACACTTGGTTCTCAACTCACCTCCATGAGCTTTCCAAGGTCAAACTTAGGAGCCTTGAGGATCTTGACTTTACGGATGAACACATTCTGCAATGGGTAGATGTTCTGCGTCGCCTTCTCAATCTCCTTTCCAATGGCCTCCGGGATGAACTTGGCCACAAGCTCCTTAAGGTCACATGATGAAGCCTCCTTCACCATAATCTCACTCATCTTTCTGCGAATCTACAATGATccaacaaaacattaaaacgCAATGTCAATCTAAAAGAAGACACACACATGCTATGTTGTGGTGGCTATTACCTGGCGGACTTGGCTGGACTGAGCATAGCAAGTACGCTTCACCTGGTTAGCACGCCTCTTGGTGAAACCAATGCAGAACATCCTCAAGGTGTAGCTGTCTGTGGTCTTCACATCGACATGGGCTTCAATCAAAGTCTGCCACTTCTTCACCAACGACCTCAGCTTGTCGGTTGTGAAGTTCATACCCTGACAGAACAGTTCATTGTCTTAACTAATTTCTAAAAGCAAAGTTCTGAAAGATTAGgcatataaaagtttaaaagaTTTAAACTTTACCCAGAACTGTGTCAACACATTCCTGCCCTGAACATCTTCAGCTCTGAGACGGATCTTCCTGTAAGAATGATCCTCGTCGCTTTGAAGATCAGCAAGAGAAACCTCAAACACCCTGTGTTTCAACCCCTCAGAGGCAATCTGTTCATACATTTTGAGCCAACCCAGAAGTAAAAGTTaagattttgacaaaacaaaacaaaacaaaacaatagaaTATTCCGACACAAAGCAGTTCCTGTAATGAAACCAATCAAAAGCTCTACCTCTAAAACCTAGAACAAGAAACCTAATCTCTCTCAAGAAAGTGTAGTAACAGAGGTAGACATTATTACCTTGGTACCCTGAGTTCTGGAAACAAGTGTCTTTCCGACATTTCTGTGAGTGAAGTTAGAGGGAGCCTTGATATCATACCAATCCTTCTTGGAGAAAGGATCAActctgaatttaaaaaaaaaaacaacaaagacTTTGTACTCAGTATACAGATTGAATAATCGAAATCTGAAACTCAAATCTTGGTAAAATGACGCTacttacatcttcttcttgccTCCTTTACGACCCTTGGAGATCCTCTTGTTCTTCCTGTACAAAAATCAGAATACTCGTAGATAAGAAGATGATAATAATGTATGCTATCGCCATGAGAGATGTAAAGAGTTTACCCGACAGCCATGGTTTAGAGAGTGTGACGAAGCGGCTTCAACAACTGTGAGGAAGGAAGACCTAATGATATTTGTGGCttcttatttatataatatctcTAGGGTTTAATATCAAGCCCAATGGGCCTTATCGGCCCATTTCACTAacattttaaagaaaatcttTCTGCGAAAAATTTGAAGATTTTATAGCACCAGAACAGATATCTCAAAAGCTGAAAAACCAATCCGAAGAATTTGAATTAGACCATGATTATTGCTGATCCTTAATGGGGTTTCTAAAGAAAATAACtgatttaataaaatcaaaagtaaataaaatttagataacCAATCCTTAATTGAGCATTTTGGACACCGATCTTTAGAGCGCAATGGGCCAATAAGCCCAAAATGAGTTTTCAAATCCAAATAAGTAAAATATCGAATACGTTCGGATCCAAAATAAATATCCGACCCTTTTCGGCTGCTTGATAAAATACTGGATATGCTATTTAGAGCCCAATGGGCCTTAAGAGCCCAAATACACTAACTTTTGGAAACTTTTTCTACCTTTTGATCTCATCGTGTTGTTCAAACGACAATTGACGATTTTGAATCTCTTCTTTGCGGAGCTCGCTCTTATACAAAAAGGAAGAGGTTGAGAAAATGGATGCAATAAGAAAACAAGCCAGCAGGATCAGGGAACAAGTCGCAAGACAGGTGAAAAAGCTTCCTACTTTGTTTGtgattttggtttgatttgttGGGTTTCTGGTGAATCAATCAATAAATAAAAGGGGACACCTTTTTTAAGATCCATGACTTTCGACTTACTGTGTACTTTGGTGGATCTGAATATTCTGATTTGGCAATTAGGGTTGCTCATGTCTTGTTTGCTTGTTACAAATGACCATGAGATAGGGTGTTTGAGGTTTAACTAGTTAGCTGACTTAAGTTTTGTTGTGGAAAATGGTTAAGGCTGTCTTCAAGCAatttggaggaggaggaggaggaggacatGGCTCTGGTTTATCGGATGATGCCGAACTCCATCACCATCAGAAACTAGAAAAGCTTTACATTTCCACCCGTGCTGCCAAGGTTCTTAGCTTTTGACTTTTTGAGGTTTTGTATACTATATCGATTTGGACTTATGTACATTCTGCATTTCCAGCATTACCAAAGAGATATTGTTCGTGGCGTGGAAGGTTATATAGTCACCGGGTCAAAACAAGTTGAAATTGGTGATTTCTCGTacctttagtgtttttttttttatgtctgtCTGTTGTAGACGTCAATTTTCTCACAGACCTGGCTTTCATTGTTCCTTAGGGACGAAACTGTCTGAGGATAGCAGGAAGTATGGTTCAGAGAACACATGTACGAATGGTAACGTATTAACAAGGGCTGCACTGAACTACGGACGTGCTCGGGCGCAAATGGAGAAGGAGCGTGGAAATATGTTGAAGGCTCTTGGTACACAGGTTTGTCTTTCTCATCAAAGTGCTAAGCATTAGTACACAAAGAACTTCTTGCCATCATTAGCTACTACGATCACATTCACATGTCAATCTGTAATATTTAACCTTgaaactgttaggttgctgagCCATTACGGGCAATGGTCTTGGGAGCTCCACTGGAAGATGCTAGACATCTTGCTCAACGTTATGACAGAATGCGCCAAGAAGCTGAAGCTCAGGTACTACCAAAGATAATACCATGAAGCAATTTGACTATCTTCCATAGAAGAAATGTGATTGTTTTCCTCTTTCTAGAACTTGACATTTGTTATCACTAGCATCATCTGCCCGTTTTAAATCTAAACAGGCTACAGAAGTTGCCAGACGCCAAGCAAAGGCGAGAGAGTCTCAAGGCAATCCTGACATATTCATGAAACTTGAATCTGCTGAAGCAAAACTTCAAGACCTGAAGTCAAATATGAGTATATTGGGGAACGAAGCCGCCTCTGCTTTATCTTCCGTTGAAGATCAACAACAAAAACTGACTCTTGAACGACTTATTTCAATGGTACCATGATTAGTTTATAAGCTCCGTTTTAGCTCTATTTTGATTTACTTACCCATATGTACTTCTTAAACAATTATATTGTTCATTTTCTTATCTCAAGGTTGAATCCGAACGTGGCTACCATCAAAGAGTCCTCCAAATACTTGATCAGCTTGAAGGAGAGGTTGGTGTGCATTAGTCTTACAGTTTTCAACTTCCTGTCACAGTGATAGTATTATTGTTGAACAGTCGATTCATCATTATATGAGTCAACTAAGGGAAAAATAATTGAACATTCTTTGAATGTACAGATGGTATCTGAGAGGCAACGTATTGAAGCCCCCACTACTCCCTCAAGTACAGACAATATGCCGCCGCCTCCATCATATGAGGAAGCGAATGGAGTGTTTGCATCGTCTCACATGCATGACACGCCAACAGATAGCATGAGGTACTTCTTAGGAGAGGTATGTATGCTACTCAGCCTTTAATGTCATCTAcggcttttgttttttttctctcacaAATGTCCGATACCTTCCTTTGCGAGTTAAAACTTTGTATACTTACTGATAGTAAAAGTTTCAAATAAATATTAGGATTAGAAGTTTATTAATCAAATGTTATAAACTGTTTCTGATTGGAGAAGCGAAAGAGAAACTACATCTAGATTTATATTGTAACATATTATTAACATTTTCAGGTCTTGTTCCCATATCACGGTGTGACAAATGTCGAGCTAAGCTTATCAACTGGTGAATACGTTGTTGTTAGAAAGGTTTGATAGTATAAACCAACAATGTCTCTTTTATTTTCACATGTAATTGTGTGATAACACATTTGTCTGTTGGTGTCACTGTCAGGTAACAGGCAGCGGATGGGCAGAAGGTGAATGCAAAGGCAAAGCGGGCTGGTTCCCTTATGAGTACATTGAAAGACGGGAACGAGTTCTTGCTAGCAAAGTCTCTGAAGTCTTTtgagacttaaaaaaaaattgaaggtaACATTGTGGTTCTCTTTGTTGGTTATGGTTTGTGTGTGTTCAGTACTGGAGAGAGAAAAGATTCGCCGGCTAAACAGAAGTCCATGTTCATGAGGTTAAGCGTTGATGCGGATTCCTTGAATAAGAGGTTGTTCAATCTTTGGGTATCATATCAATATTGTATTTGAATCCTTTCTGTATCTATCATCTTCTTATGTGAATAGACTTCCTTTTTGAGTTTTAACTGTAGACTTTTGTCGAATTACTTTCACATATTGATTCATTTATTAAGACTTTGGTCTTACAAATGTGCGTGTACATGGCAGAGTTTGTTCAGTCTTACGCAAATGTTCATGTTGGAATCTGGTGTTTGTACATTTATCTACGTGCAACTCAAAACCAAAGTTTAGTTTACACTATGAATTccggaaaacaaaaaaatcattggcagtatatatactttttaccTGAACATAAACAAGGGAGATACATGACATGGAGAAAGGTAAGGTATGATTATTCAAAGTACATGGGTTTAGACCAAACCAAGTATAAAACTCTCTTTGTTCTGGAAATAATCTTGAATAGGAACTTAGTGCTAAGAAAAGAGAGAGGCACCAACAAGAATGAACCTAGGAATCGCACTGTCCATCAGTGGTCACTCAGTTTGCTCTGAGATATGCAAAGACTATGGCAAGTAGAATCACAAGCATTACAATCTGCAATTTTCCGGATAGAGAAAAAGAGGATGATGATAAGTAATGTATCTACttaaacagagagagagagatatactTCTATGGAAAAAGAGGAATATGTAAGACTTACATAGACATTGTATGATTGTCCTTTGTCATTAATATAAGATTTTCTGTGAGGAAGAAAGGCAAAGATTCATCAGAAACCCAAAACCAAAGAATTAAGATAATTCTATCCTCTTCTGGACTAGTTTCTTAGTGAGACATCTTTTGAATTTCAAACGCAAaagcagaagaaaaaaagacaaatattTTGTACCTCTTCTGAAGGACTCCAGTGTCTCTGCAGACTTTCTGAACTGCTTCAAGCCGGTTTAGCGTCATACTGGCATTCGGATCGTTCTTGTCAACCTATGTACATATAATACACGTTCAATCATCATCTTCTAAAAAACATAACCGAGTGAACAATCAAATAACAAAAGAGGATGTGATGGCATACCTTTGTTTTTAGCATGCAAGAAAAATCATAGAAAGCACCATACACATCAGCCATTGTCTTTGTGCGGTCAATGACTTTGGCAGTTAGACCTGAACAATAGAAACTTATATAAGAAAATGCTTGTAACACGTTCTCAAGATTGTTGTTGATAAAAACTTAAAGCTTGGGATCTAAATGGTAAGATGGTGTTAGAAGGAGTGGAAACCAAACTCAAGATAAACATCTTACCTCGCCTCAGTTTCACCACGCCTCTAAATACTTGTACATTGTTATAGCACAATGCAAGTGTTCCAATCGCCATGATCTGCTCAAAGAAACACATCCAAGCAAAAATCAATATTAGCTTCCAAGATCTATGCAGGCGCAGTTAAAAAGGAGAATGTGTAATTATCTTATATTAATTTCTCTGACCTGAGGGATAGCACAGAACCGAAATATAGAAGGATCACGCAAGGCAGCCATGTAGTTCAGGCAATCTTCAATATGCGTCAATGCATTGGTGACCATTTCATTCAAGCAATGCACTGCTTTTGTTGAATTCTCCTCGTATTTTAAGTCCTACATTGGATTTATAGTTCACCAAACAAAGGAACAGCATTGTTAGCAAAGAGTCAATTTGGATAACATCAGTACTAAGATGAGAGATTGAGAATGGTATGTTATTCACCTCTAGCTTGTCAGCATATTTGCCCCAAATCTTGCGAGGCCAAAACATGCGGGACTTTGGTATTTCATTAATGTCCTCAAGATAATCTCTGATTATGTTTGTTTTCTGAGATATACATGTAAATTGTCAAAGGTTGCAAAGATTTGAGGAGCAAACATTCTACAGTTCATAATACAATGTTGTTGTACCTGAAGAAATAAGCCCATTGAATTGGAAATATGCTCCCAATCTGGCAACAAAACTTCTGATCCGGAAGCGAGGAAGAGTTTAGAGAGACCTAAACCCACAAGTCCAGCAACATAGTGGCAGTACTCATCGTAGTCATCAACAGTTTCTACCTGCATATTGCAGGGATTACTAGATTAGTACACAAATCATTTCAGTTCTTCATCAAACAGCCTAATGGGTTTAGAAAATTTCAAGATTCTAAATGAAACCGAGACCAAAAAAAaacgttatttttttttaatcacagACCTCTTGGCAGATAAACTTGGCCATCCCTGCACCCATTCTTTTAGTAATTTCCTCGATAGCCTCTTGATACCTTCACATACCAAAGTTATAAGTTGAACATAACAATTATTAGTACTGCCAGTAAGCGGATTAGAGAATTTCAACAAATTAACACAGTCAATAAACGTGAGACGGCGTGAgcagaaaaaatctaaaacacaaCAGAAGTGCATATGAGCATATAATAGGACTAACCCTTTTTCAAGTTCCAGAAAAGCTGCAGCAACATGGTGAAATTGGTCCATCAGAACCTTGTACTCCTTCGTGCCACCTAAAGTTGGATTGATTAAAATCTGTAAGTCACACAGTAAGATACCAAAGGGATGTGAAAGCTCAAAAAGATTAAAAGACTCTTCAGACTTGCATGAATAGTGCCAGTCAGTATCGTAGATGTGACGGTGGAAGGCAATCAAGATGGGCAGCTTCTCATCAGTTGGTATGCTTGTGTCATCCTCTATagtaccaacaaaaaaaaatgacattAGCCGTAGGAGCATGACAAAGGAAGATGTATCTCAAATGACAGTCTTGCAGATATTAGAGAAGCACCATTAAATCAATAGTAATGTTGGAAGATATAGTTAAAGAGACACTAACCGACAGTATCCAGAGCTCGGAGAACCAAGTAGAACACACAcacctacaacaacaacaacaaaagagaTAGTGCAAGATCAAGCAATGTGAAGGAAGTAACAAATGTGGAAccaatttaagaaaaaatctaaacctCCTTTTATGCGTTACATGATCCAAGAAATACTCATGATAGCACAAGAGGTAATAACCAAAGTATAAACGAAATTTTAAGAAACAACAGGCTGTAATCCGACAAAACCAAGTTACAACAATCGGCAGAACTAAGCGGAACACAAACATGAAACATATAATAATCCCCACACAAGGATACATTTAATGTCACCGATtctacataaataataaattgttaTATAACCCTACAATAAATGTAAAGTTCAGATATTTAGATTCCTTCACAAAATGCCAATAACACACTTGTATCGAATATGGTTTTTGAGAGAGAAAAGGAGGAACGTACAGCGTTACGGAGGTCGGTACCTAGCTGCTGAATAACGAGAGAGAAGCTTCGAGAAACCTTGTGGAGCATTGAATAGCAGAAACCCCAGTGTGGCTCGGGAGGGATCTGCTTCTCCGCTTTCTCGATCGCTCGCTTCATCTTCAAGAGAGGATATACGTCATCAGGATATCTCAGAAACGTCCCCAAGCTCCCCATTGCTGCTTTCTCGATTCCAAATCAGAAACAGAGCTCGGCGTCGTCTCCACGGTGACAAACAATGCAAAAGACAAAACTAAACTTGTCTTCTCTGCTACCAGACCCCATCTGAGATTCAGAGAAGATCCTAAACTAAGGGACCAGATCGTTTTAcagttgtaatttttttttattttactggGTCCATACCCTGACGTGGCAAATGAAATATTACGTGGCGAAATATTACTGGGTTTAATAACGTAACCTCCATAGTTAAACAATTAATCGCCACGCGGTGGTTATCTCCGGTTTTGCTTATTCTGTAAATGGGAACTTCCACCGGTTAACAACAAacagttttgaaattttgaaataaaaggGAACAATCTAGGGTTATCACCAAGATAGGTCAGTCATGCTGTTGATGAATATGAAAATAGAGCTCAAGAGTTTTCATATGAATGATAATGGCATAAAATTTGAAACGAGCATAGGGCATTgagaaaaaagtttaaaatgttGGAGATGTCAAGATTTGCTAGTGGTGGTGTGTCTTAAACTCTAGGACTTCACATGAACATGATGATAATGTTGTTCACATGAATAGTGAGGCGTACAATAGCCTTCCCGTGGTGGATATTTAATATGGAAATGTCATCCCCAGAAGTGAActtaaggtgatgattgttttattagtttttggtttctagtttttggtttttggtttttagtttttggtttttagtttttggtttttgattttgcagtagattttagtttttcgaAAAACATGAATggttgttttagattttggtttttagtttttggtttttgattttaaaattaataaaataattttttattaaaattaaaatgtttattctgaaaaacaaaatgtttattctgaaaaacaaaatgtttattctgaaaaaaaaaatatttattttgaaaaataaaatgtttattctcgatttttatatatgactttagatttttaatatatcagaaatttttaataagtaacagcaatatatttattaacaaaacaGGTAAcctttacataaaaataaattaataaattaattttattttatggaaaAGTTTTTGAAATGTTCTTAGtagatattatttttgtattatatattattaaacaaatGTTTTACTAAATCTGATTTGCTTGTATTAgttattgttttatttgtttatcatatattaataaataaatatagcaaaacattaattaaaaagaaaaaaattgaaaactgtCGGGAGGTTTTGAAAAAACCACAAAAActtggattttggtttttctttagaaaaaacagttatttgaaaaaactagtttccctagGGAATCTATTTATCTAAAAACTTGATTGtctaaaaaatagtttttagaaaaactaaaaccaaaaaccaattcaaaaaccacaaacaatcaacctctaAGTATGTAAACCCTATGAGCCGCTGGAACCGGATAAGCGCTTCACACAACCGGTGCATGATTTTGtagcttgaagaagaagaaagcaatgGAGAGGAGTAAAGAGTAGGTGTGAGTGATGTTATGATCGGTCTGAATTCTCTAGTGGAGGAAAGTCGGTCAGAGAAAAAGATTTAGAAATAACTTTTTATAATGAAAACATTCTTTTGTGTAAGAAAATATAGAGTGAGGTTTAGGTCACTGGGACCAAACACAACATGggatttgaattttgaaatctGCAAGAGATGAACATTAATCCTGGTTTCCTGTAATCAACGCGCATTAATGTTCGTTTAAAGATAGACACGAGCAATATCTGAATCcaacttcttttgtttttttgctcGGAAGGGATGCACATATACAGTTTGTCCATTTTAGAATCTGTTgaatttctattaaaatagtgattttcgaccaaaaatcaataaatacattGCA
The sequence above is drawn from the Brassica napus cultivar Da-Ae chromosome A8, Da-Ae, whole genome shotgun sequence genome and encodes:
- the LOC106361021 gene encoding 40S ribosomal protein S3a-2, with amino-acid sequence MAVGKNKRISKGRKGGKKKIVDPFSKKDWYDIKAPSNFTHRNVGKTLVSRTQGTKIASEGLKHRVFEVSLADLQSDEDHSYRKIRLRAEDVQGRNVLTQFWGMNFTTDKLRSLVKKWQTLIEAHVDVKTTDSYTLRMFCIGFTKRRANQVKRTCYAQSSQVRQIRRKMSEIMVKEASSCDLKELVAKFIPEAIGKEIEKATQNIYPLQNVFIRKVKILKAPKFDLGKLMEVHGDYTAEDVGVRVDRPADETAEEPTEIIGA
- the LOC106361023 gene encoding SH3 domain-containing protein 2 → MDAIRKQASRIREQVARQAVFKQFGGGGGGGHGSGLSDDAELHHHQKLEKLYISTRAAKHYQRDIVRGVEGYIVTGSKQVEIGTKLSEDSRKYGSENTCTNGNVLTRAALNYGRARAQMEKERGNMLKALGTQVAEPLRAMVLGAPLEDARHLAQRYDRMRQEAEAQATEVARRQAKARESQGNPDIFMKLESAEAKLQDLKSNMSILGNEAASALSSVEDQQQKLTLERLISMVESERGYHQRVLQILDQLEGEMVSERQRIEAPTTPSSTDNMPPPPSYEEANGVFASSHMHDTPTDSMRYFLGEVLFPYHGVTNVELSLSTGEYVVVRKVTGSGWAEGECKGKAGWFPYEYIERRERVLASKVSEVF
- the LOC106361022 gene encoding squalene synthase 1 isoform X1 — translated: MGSLGTFLRYPDDVYPLLKMKRAIEKAEKQIPPEPHWGFCYSMLHKVSRSFSLVIQQLGTDLRNAVCVFYLVLRALDTVEDDTSIPTDEKLPILIAFHRHIYDTDWHYSCGTKEYKVLMDQFHHVAAAFLELEKGYQEAIEEITKRMGAGMAKFICQEVETVDDYDEYCHYVAGLVGLGLSKLFLASGSEVLLPDWEHISNSMGLFLQKTNIIRDYLEDINEIPKSRMFWPRKIWGKYADKLEDLKYEENSTKAVHCLNEMVTNALTHIEDCLNYMAALRDPSIFRFCAIPQIMAIGTLALCYNNVQVFRGVVKLRRGLTAKVIDRTKTMADVYGAFYDFSCMLKTKVDKNDPNASMTLNRLEAVQKVCRDTGVLQKRKSYINDKGQSYNVYIVMLVILLAIVFAYLRAN
- the LOC106361022 gene encoding squalene synthase 1 isoform X2; its protein translation is MDQFHHVAAAFLELEKGYQEAIEEITKRMGAGMAKFICQEVETVDDYDEYCHYVAGLVGLGLSKLFLASGSEVLLPDWEHISNSMGLFLQKTNIIRDYLEDINEIPKSRMFWPRKIWGKYADKLEDLKYEENSTKAVHCLNEMVTNALTHIEDCLNYMAALRDPSIFRFCAIPQIMAIGTLALCYNNVQVFRGVVKLRRGLTAKVIDRTKTMADVYGAFYDFSCMLKTKVDKNDPNASMTLNRLEAVQKVCRDTGVLQKRKSYINDKGQSYNVYIVMLVILLAIVFAYLRAN